A single region of the Prevotella sp. HUN102 genome encodes:
- a CDS encoding efflux RND transporter periplasmic adaptor subunit — translation MKTFTKAFYALTIIGSLLSCKHDNGKPQTNETALAVKTYSPSMQQTEGISVSGSVAARQTAMVSTRVMGLIERIYVRQGDAVKKGQLLISINSADLNAKTEQVRSMVAEANAAYQSAERDYQRYKTLHEQNSVSDKELENMELNRTSMKAKLQMAQQSLREVSSTNAYTQIRAPFSGIVSQKMIDAGSIATPGSPMLAIEQSGDLVVTANVPELYIPYVKTGTPAKVEIKSLDQQLQGYVYEISPSASMTDGQYTVKISLNSLGKQGLKSGMYATIHLAAKTPKMEKTALMVCNSSIVRKEQLTGVYVVNKENRAILHWIKLGKSFGNMVEVVSGLDGSEQIIDQLNGELYNGKKVKITR, via the coding sequence ATGAAAACTTTTACAAAAGCATTCTATGCACTTACCATCATCGGCTCACTATTGTCTTGCAAGCACGACAACGGCAAGCCGCAAACAAACGAAACAGCTCTTGCAGTAAAGACCTATTCGCCATCTATGCAACAGACAGAAGGCATATCGGTGAGCGGTTCGGTGGCTGCACGACAAACAGCAATGGTCAGCACAAGGGTTATGGGGCTTATAGAAAGGATATATGTGAGACAAGGAGATGCAGTTAAGAAAGGACAACTGCTCATTTCCATCAACAGTGCCGACCTCAATGCCAAGACCGAGCAAGTAAGGAGTATGGTTGCCGAAGCCAATGCAGCCTATCAAAGTGCCGAAAGAGACTATCAACGCTACAAAACGCTGCACGAGCAGAACAGCGTTTCAGACAAGGAATTAGAGAATATGGAGCTGAACCGTACATCGATGAAGGCAAAACTCCAGATGGCACAACAGAGTTTGAGAGAGGTAAGTTCCACAAATGCCTACACACAGATACGAGCACCGTTCTCAGGCATAGTATCGCAAAAGATGATTGATGCGGGAAGCATCGCAACACCAGGCAGCCCTATGCTTGCCATAGAGCAGTCGGGCGACCTCGTAGTTACTGCAAATGTGCCTGAACTCTACATTCCCTATGTGAAAACAGGCACTCCGGCGAAAGTCGAAATAAAGTCGCTCGACCAGCAATTACAGGGCTATGTCTACGAGATAAGCCCTTCGGCATCGATGACGGATGGGCAATACACCGTAAAGATTTCCCTTAATTCCTTGGGAAAACAAGGATTGAAGTCGGGTATGTACGCCACCATTCATCTCGCAGCCAAAACACCCAAGATGGAAAAAACAGCATTGATGGTCTGCAATTCTTCCATTGTGAGAAAGGAACAGCTCACGGGTGTCTATGTCGTGAACAAAGAAAACCGTGCCATCCTGCATTGGATCAAACTCGGAAAGAGTTTCGGAAATATGGTGGAAGTAGTATCAGGACTTGACGGAAGCGAGCAAATCATCGACCAGCTCAACGGAGAATTATACAACGGAAAGAAAGTAAAGATTACAAGATAA